From a single Montipora foliosa isolate CH-2021 unplaced genomic scaffold, ASM3666993v2 scaffold_411, whole genome shotgun sequence genomic region:
- the LOC137988204 gene encoding uncharacterized protein has product MLPVFRAELSDPFAITGVDFAGPMYYKIKKSTTATAYIALFTCASTRAVHLKLCHDLTATEFQRALKEFVARRGCPQTIVSDNGKTFVTTGRWLSTLKKDHGVANYLGTLNIKWKFNLARAPWWGGFFERLVGIMKRSLSKVVGRRFLSYSELEEVLLDVETSMNNRPLLYQGEEFEQPVLTPNTLLRGKPTPILEQDLEKIGEEDVTKRMRFLQKSKEQLRKRFMKEYIHALDEKQHRSTGNIDKTPNIGAVVLLKGDTKDKALWKLGRVVSTISGKDGIVRGLKLKQGNGYVVERPL; this is encoded by the coding sequence ATGTTGCCAGTCTTCAGAGCTGAACTGTCAGATCCTTTTGCTATCACAGGTGTGGATTTTGCCGGACCAATGTATTACAAGATTAAGAAGTCAACAACTGCGACGGCTTACATTGCTCTATTTACCTGTGCCAGCACTCGAGCAGTACACCTAAAGCTTTGTCATGATCTCACTGCCACTGAGTTTCAAAGAGCCCTGAAGGAGTTCGTTGCCAGAAGAGGATGCCCTCAAACTATAGTAAGCGACAATGGGAAAACATTTGTGACCACCGGGAGATGGTTGTCCACCTTGAAGAAAGACCATGGCGTGGCTAACTACTTGGGAACATTGAACATTAAGTGGAAGTTTAATTTGGCCCGAGCCCCGTGGTGGGGAGGCTTTTTTGAGCGACTTGTTGGCATCATGAAGAGGAGCCTTTCAAAAGTGGTTGGCCGAAGATTTCTGTCCTACTCGGAGCTAGAAGAAGTGTTGCTGGACGTTGAAACTTCCATGAACAACAGACCACTGCTTTACCAAGGGGAAGAGTTTGAGCAGCCGGTGCTCACTCCAAACACGTTACTGAGAGGGAAACCGACACCTATTCTAGAGCAAGATCTTGAGAAGATTGGAGAAGAGGATGTGACTAAGCGGATGAGATTCTTGCAGAAAAGTAAAGAACAACTTCGAAAGAGATTTATGAAAGAGTACATCCACGCCCTTGATGAGAAACAACATCGGTCCACAGGGAACATTGATAAGACACCAAACATAGGAGCGGTAGTGTTGCTGAAAGGCGATACGAAGGACAAGGCCCTGTGGAAGCTGGGGCGAGTAGTAAGCACAATTTCTGGCAAGGATGGCATAGTGCGCGGTTTGAAACTGAAGCAAGGGAATGGTTATGTGGTAGAGCGACCTTTATAA